A region from the Acyrthosiphon pisum isolate AL4f chromosome A1, pea_aphid_22Mar2018_4r6ur, whole genome shotgun sequence genome encodes:
- the LOC100163829 gene encoding caM kinase-like vesicle-associated protein isoform X2, whose translation MIKVDESDPIGELEPSFPFKDITIRRGVDMKEHYELQSEIGRVEGGELFERVIGDDFVLTEKAVTIFMRQICEGVQFIHSKNILHLDLKPENILCLTKTGNRIKIIDFGLARKFNPENKLQVLFGTPEFVAPEVVNFDAIGFGTDMWSVGVICYVLLSGLSPFMGETDVETMSNVTIAQYDFDDEAFDSISNDAKDFIKKLLVKDHKSRLTATECLSHRWMQKKKPKKMVRKSSSKKLVKQIEEKTKQTPDVLETEICTGKDALLLPLDTTKENLKELCSKSRSQSPLEITAVSPTLAQLRILQKDSKTSKTCGNDDDNMSTPAGISTGKSRVMAAIPLDTAATNSGVPLNTAATTSGVPLNTAVTTSGVPQHTAAMTPGVPQHTAAMTPSVLKHTAVTASDSSTGAAVNTTPEVDIVKGVVDRQRMSTTTWSQTTYRTMTDNANCSNNYRRASDVSYTFSNFRTSSAAASSSNFLGQELRDLQTMMLGDRSEALHQDSSAGNPGSSLHKLLLNRQHLTAAVADRKPKFKFSSMNRDVPAGSPPPVSNLLYYMTAAAAAASSSSSSTCRSAPHSKRASPEHESTSAREMLLKLFYGGSDTVAEPNLST comes from the exons ATGATTAAAGTGGACGAATCGGATCCAATAggag aactagAACCTAGTTTTCCATTCAAAGATATTACAATTCGTAGAGGAGTAGATATGAAAGAACACTATGAACTACAATCTGAAATTGGACG AGTCGAGGGAGGTGAATTATTCGAACGAGTAATTGGTGATGATTTTGTATTGACCGAAAAAGCTGTAACGATATTTATGCGACAGATCTGTGAAGGAGTACAATTTATTCACTCTAAAAATATACTCCATCTTGATCTCAAG CCAGAAAACATTCTATGCTTAACTAAGACTGGAAATCGTATAAAAATCATTGATTTCGGTTTGGCCAGAAAATTCAATCCAGAAAATAAACTTCAAGTGTTGTTTGGCACACCAGAATTTGTAGCGCCAGAGGTAGTAAACTTCGATGCTATCGGATTCGGAACAGACATGTGGTCTGTAGGGGTAATATGTTATGTctt gtTATCGGGTTTGTCACCTTTTATGGGAGAAACCGACGTGGAAACTATGTCCAACGTAACAATTGCTCAATATGATTTTGATGATGAAGCATTTGATTCCATATCTAACGACGCAAAGGATTTCATCAAAAAGCTTCTTGTCAAAGATCACAA GAGCCGTCTGACTGCCACCGAGTGTTTATCGCACCGATGGATGCAaaagaaaaaaccaaaaaaaatggtACGAAAAAGTTCGAGCAAAAAATTGGTGAAACAAATTGAAGAGAAAACGAAACAGACGCCGGATGTGCTGGAGACTGAAATATGCACCGGTAAAGACGCGTTACTATTGCCACTGGATACGACCAAAGAGAACTTGAAAGAGTTGTGTAGCAAGTCACGTAGCCAATCGCCGTTGGAGATCACTGCCGTATCGCCGACTTTGGCGCAGCTCAGAATTCTGCAAAAGGATAGTAAAACGTCTAAGACGTGCGGAAACGACGACGACAACATGTCGACACCCGCCGGAATTTCCACTGGCAAATCTAGAGTGATGGCGGCCATACCACTGGACACAGCCGCCACGAATTCCGGCGTACCGCTGAATACGGCCGCCACGACTTCCGGCGTACCGCTGAATACGGCCGTTACTACATCTGGTGTACCGCAACACACGGCCGCCATGACTCCCGGCGTACCTCAACACACGGCCGCCATGACTCCCAGCGTACTTAAACACACGGCTGTAACGGCTTCCGACTCGTCTACAGGAGCGGCCGTCAACACGACACCAGAGGTGGATATCGTGAAGGGAGTGGTGGACCGACAGCGGATGTCAACTACCACTTGGTCGCAGACGACTTATCGAACGATGACGGACAATGCAAACTGTAGCAATAATTATCGACGTGCGTCTGACGTGTCGTACACGTTTTCAAACTTCCGGACGTCatcggcggcggcgtcgtcgtCCAATTTCCTGGGACAGGAGCTGCGAGACCTGCAGACCATGATGTTGGGAGACCGGTCGGAAGCACTGCACCAGGACAGCAGCGCGGGCAACCCCGGGAGCAGCCTGCACAAGCTGCTGCTTAACCGACAGCACTTGACTGCAGCCGTTGCGGACCGGAAACCCAAGTTCAAGTTCTCGTCGATGAACCGTGACGTGCCGGCTGGGTCCCCGCCGCCTGTTAGCAACCTGTTGTACTACATGACTGCGGCGGCGGCTgcggcgtcgtcgtcgtcgtcgtcgacgtgTCGGTCCGCGCCTCACAGTAAGCGCGCATCCCCCGAACACGAGTCCACCTCCGCCAGAGAGATGTTGCTCAAATTGTTCTACGGCGGCAGCGACACTGTTGCCGAACCCAATTTGTCCACATGA
- the LOC100167897 gene encoding 26S proteasome non-ATPase regulatory subunit 13: protein MAQAEVEMSELEELQTKKLWHQLTLKLLVYVKDTNIQKKVDLLNFYNKFIQPIESKMNSFALVEIISYVIPFIKEPKEAVVFLEILEPKVKDKVEALIFAKVLKGEILLDKLKNQQDCLVVITDVDKLLSDLDEISPVHSRYYLLASHLYRIQGKHTEYYRTCLKYLGSIDLSTISQPDQIRNAFLLGLAALLSDDIYNLGELLMHPILDSLTNTTNYWLVELLNAFNTGDITKFAKMKPQWASIPDIAVQEHKLRQKISLLCLMEMTFKRQAKNRCLSFQEIALETQLSLEQIEMLVMKALSLGLVKGKIDQVSEGVYLEWVQPRVMNKTPISGMIGRLDTWCAEVKNMQYRMQDEAQDFLKV, encoded by the coding sequence ATGGCACAAGCTGAAGTTGAAATGTCTGAATTGGAAGAATTACAAACCAAAAAATTATGGCATCAATTGACTTTAAAACTTTTGGTCTATGTTAAAGATacaaacattcaaaaaaaagttgatttgttgaatttctacaataaatttattcaacCAATAGAAAGCAAAATGAATTCTTTTGCTTTGGTtgaaattatttcgtatgttatTCCATTTATCAAGGAACCAAAGGAAGCAGttgtatttttagaaattctaGAACCGAAAGTTAAAGACAAAGTTGAAGCTTTAATTTTTGCTAAGGTTCTAAAAGGTGAAATACTTTTggataaattgaaaaatcaacaaGACTGTTTGGTCGTTATTACTGATGTTGATAAATTGCTGAGTGATCTGGATGAAATATCCCCTGTGCATAGTCGGTATTATTTGTTGGCCAGTCATCTGTATCGTATTCAAGGAAAGCATACTGAATACTACCGCACTTGTTTGAAGTATTTGGGTTCAATTGACTTGTCTACAATTAGCCAACCAGATCAAATAAGAAACGCCTTTTTATTGGGACTTGCTGCGTTGCTAAGTGATGACATCTATAATTTGGGTGAACTGCTCATGCATCCTATTTTAGATTCGTTGACCAACACAACAAATTATTGGTTAGTAGAACTGTTAAATGCGTTCAACACTGGAGACATCACAAAATTTGCCAAAATGAAGCCACAGTGGGCTTCCATACCTGATATAGCAGTGCAAGAACATAAACTGAGACAAAAAATTTCCCTGCTTTGTTTGATGGAAATGACATTCAAACGACAAGCTAAAAACAGATGTCTATCATTTCAAGAGATTGCACTTGAGACACAATTGTCATTAGAACAGATTGAAATGTTGGTAATGAAAGCATTGTCATTAGGTCTAGTCAAGGGTAAAATCGATCAAGTCAGTGAAGGTGTGTACTTGGAATGGGTTCAACCAAGAGTGATGAACAAAACGCCAATATCGGGTATGATCGGTAGACTGGACACATGGTGTGCAGAAGTCAAGAACATGCAGTACAGGATGCAAGATGAAGCCCAAGattttttgaaagtttaa
- the LOC100163829 gene encoding calcium/calmodulin-dependent protein kinase type II subunit gamma isoform X1, giving the protein MIKVDESDPIGELEPSFPFKDITIRRGVDMKEHYELQSEIGRGKFGTVFKCREKATSLMLAAKFVGIVHKQDRRNVEREVEIMCELQHPRLIQLYDAFEANNAMCFILELVEGGELFERVIGDDFVLTEKAVTIFMRQICEGVQFIHSKNILHLDLKPENILCLTKTGNRIKIIDFGLARKFNPENKLQVLFGTPEFVAPEVVNFDAIGFGTDMWSVGVICYVLLSGLSPFMGETDVETMSNVTIAQYDFDDEAFDSISNDAKDFIKKLLVKDHKSRLTATECLSHRWMQKKKPKKMVRKSSSKKLVKQIEEKTKQTPDVLETEICTGKDALLLPLDTTKENLKELCSKSRSQSPLEITAVSPTLAQLRILQKDSKTSKTCGNDDDNMSTPAGISTGKSRVMAAIPLDTAATNSGVPLNTAATTSGVPLNTAVTTSGVPQHTAAMTPGVPQHTAAMTPSVLKHTAVTASDSSTGAAVNTTPEVDIVKGVVDRQRMSTTTWSQTTYRTMTDNANCSNNYRRASDVSYTFSNFRTSSAAASSSNFLGQELRDLQTMMLGDRSEALHQDSSAGNPGSSLHKLLLNRQHLTAAVADRKPKFKFSSMNRDVPAGSPPPVSNLLYYMTAAAAAASSSSSSTCRSAPHSKRASPEHESTSAREMLLKLFYGGSDTVAEPNLST; this is encoded by the exons ATGATTAAAGTGGACGAATCGGATCCAATAggag aactagAACCTAGTTTTCCATTCAAAGATATTACAATTCGTAGAGGAGTAGATATGAAAGAACACTATGAACTACAATCTGAAATTGGACG gGGGAAGTTCGGTACGGTGTTCAAATGTCGAGAAAAGGCTACGAGTCTTATGTTGGCTGCTAAATTCGTCGGTATTGTTCATAAACAAGATCGCCGAAATGTGGAAAGAGAAGTAGAAATAATGTGTGAACTTCAACATCCCAGATTGATACAACTCTACGACGCTTTTGAAGCAAATAATGCAATGTGCTTCATTTTAGAACT AGTCGAGGGAGGTGAATTATTCGAACGAGTAATTGGTGATGATTTTGTATTGACCGAAAAAGCTGTAACGATATTTATGCGACAGATCTGTGAAGGAGTACAATTTATTCACTCTAAAAATATACTCCATCTTGATCTCAAG CCAGAAAACATTCTATGCTTAACTAAGACTGGAAATCGTATAAAAATCATTGATTTCGGTTTGGCCAGAAAATTCAATCCAGAAAATAAACTTCAAGTGTTGTTTGGCACACCAGAATTTGTAGCGCCAGAGGTAGTAAACTTCGATGCTATCGGATTCGGAACAGACATGTGGTCTGTAGGGGTAATATGTTATGTctt gtTATCGGGTTTGTCACCTTTTATGGGAGAAACCGACGTGGAAACTATGTCCAACGTAACAATTGCTCAATATGATTTTGATGATGAAGCATTTGATTCCATATCTAACGACGCAAAGGATTTCATCAAAAAGCTTCTTGTCAAAGATCACAA GAGCCGTCTGACTGCCACCGAGTGTTTATCGCACCGATGGATGCAaaagaaaaaaccaaaaaaaatggtACGAAAAAGTTCGAGCAAAAAATTGGTGAAACAAATTGAAGAGAAAACGAAACAGACGCCGGATGTGCTGGAGACTGAAATATGCACCGGTAAAGACGCGTTACTATTGCCACTGGATACGACCAAAGAGAACTTGAAAGAGTTGTGTAGCAAGTCACGTAGCCAATCGCCGTTGGAGATCACTGCCGTATCGCCGACTTTGGCGCAGCTCAGAATTCTGCAAAAGGATAGTAAAACGTCTAAGACGTGCGGAAACGACGACGACAACATGTCGACACCCGCCGGAATTTCCACTGGCAAATCTAGAGTGATGGCGGCCATACCACTGGACACAGCCGCCACGAATTCCGGCGTACCGCTGAATACGGCCGCCACGACTTCCGGCGTACCGCTGAATACGGCCGTTACTACATCTGGTGTACCGCAACACACGGCCGCCATGACTCCCGGCGTACCTCAACACACGGCCGCCATGACTCCCAGCGTACTTAAACACACGGCTGTAACGGCTTCCGACTCGTCTACAGGAGCGGCCGTCAACACGACACCAGAGGTGGATATCGTGAAGGGAGTGGTGGACCGACAGCGGATGTCAACTACCACTTGGTCGCAGACGACTTATCGAACGATGACGGACAATGCAAACTGTAGCAATAATTATCGACGTGCGTCTGACGTGTCGTACACGTTTTCAAACTTCCGGACGTCatcggcggcggcgtcgtcgtCCAATTTCCTGGGACAGGAGCTGCGAGACCTGCAGACCATGATGTTGGGAGACCGGTCGGAAGCACTGCACCAGGACAGCAGCGCGGGCAACCCCGGGAGCAGCCTGCACAAGCTGCTGCTTAACCGACAGCACTTGACTGCAGCCGTTGCGGACCGGAAACCCAAGTTCAAGTTCTCGTCGATGAACCGTGACGTGCCGGCTGGGTCCCCGCCGCCTGTTAGCAACCTGTTGTACTACATGACTGCGGCGGCGGCTgcggcgtcgtcgtcgtcgtcgtcgacgtgTCGGTCCGCGCCTCACAGTAAGCGCGCATCCCCCGAACACGAGTCCACCTCCGCCAGAGAGATGTTGCTCAAATTGTTCTACGGCGGCAGCGACACTGTTGCCGAACCCAATTTGTCCACATGA